In Gopherus flavomarginatus isolate rGopFla2 chromosome 5, rGopFla2.mat.asm, whole genome shotgun sequence, one DNA window encodes the following:
- the ZFYVE1 gene encoding zinc finger FYVE domain-containing protein 1, translating to MSAHAQTAEKGLNTALLCQESYVCSGTDEAVFECDECGTLQCQRCEEELHRQERLRNHERTRIRPGHVPYCDNCKGANGNIVHNSATGSRQRAAMRCQMCKINLCVECQKRMHAGGNKRKHPITMYHGSKPQEEEEEGMDEETKRRKMTEKVASFLLVDETEEIQVINEEDFIKKLDCKPDQHLKVVSIFGNTGDGKSHTLNHTFFYGREVFKTSPAQESCTVGVWAAYDPVHKVVVIDTEGLLGATVNVSQRTRLLLKVLAISDLVIYRTHADRLHNDLFKFLGDASEAYLKHFTKELKATTARCGLDVPLSTLGPAVIIFHETVHTKLLGSDHPSEAPEKLIQDRFRKLSRFPEAFSSIHYKGTRTYNPPTDFSGLRRAVEYQLENNTTRSPRQPGVIFKALKALSDRFSGEIPDDQMAHSSFFPDEYFTCSTVCLSCGCGCKNSMNHAKEGVPHEAKSRCRYSHQYDNRVYTCKACYERGKEVNVVPKTSASTDSPWMGLAKYAWSGYVIECPNCGVVYRSRQYWFGNQDPVDTVVRTEIEHVWPGTDGFLKDNNNAAQRLLDGMNFMAQSVSELSLGPTKAVTSWLTDQIAPAYWRPNSQILNCNKCGTSFKDNDTKHHCRACGEGFCDGCSSKTRPVPERGWGPAPVRVCDNCLDSRGIRLDVPESQTEEEGGTLIARKVGEAVQNTLGAVVTAIDIPLGLVKDAARPAYWVPDHEILHCHNCQKEFNIKLSKHHCRACGQGFCDECSNERRAVPSRGWDHPVRVCFNCNKKPGDL from the exons ATGAGTGCTCATGCTCAAACAGCAGAGAAGGGACTGAACACAGCACTCCTGTGTCAGGAAAGTTATGTTTGCAGCGGGACGGATGAAGCAGTCTTTGAGTGCGATGAGTGTGGGACCCTGCAATGTCAGCGCTGTGAAGAAGAGCTGCACAGGCAGGAAAGGCTGCGAAACCATGAACGGACCCGTATAAGACCTGGCCATGTCCCTTACTGCGACAACTGCAAGGGTGCCAATGGGAATATAGTGCACAACAGTGCCACAGGATCCAGGCAGAGGGCAGCAATGAGGTGCCAGATGTGCAAAATAAACCTATGCGTGGAGTGTCAGAAGAGGATGCATGCTGGGGGAAACAAAAGGAAACACCCAATTACCATGTACCATGGTAGCAAGCcccaagaggaagaggaggaagggatggatgaGGAGACCAAGAGGAGGAAGATGACAGAAAAGGTTGCAAGTTTCCTCCTGGTGGATGAAACTGAAGAGATTCAG GTGATAAATGAAGAAGACTTTATTAAGAAACTGGACTGCAAGCCTGACCAACACCTGAAGGTGGTTTCCATCTTTGGGAACACTGGGGATGGCAAGTCACACACCCTTAATCACACTTTCTTCTATGGTCGTGAGGTCTTTAAGACATCTCCAGCCCAAGAATCCTGCACAGTCGGTGTATGGGCAGCCTATGACCCTGTCCACAAAGTGGTGGTGATTGACACAGAAGGTCTGCTTGGGGCCACAGTGAATGTGAGCCAAAGAACGCGGCTGCTTCTGAAGGTCCTGGCCATCTCTGACCTTGTTATCTACCGTACGCATGCTGACAGACTCCACAATGACCTCTTCAAATTCCTTGGAGATGCTTCAGAGGCCTACCTGAAACATTTCACTAAGGAGCTGAAGGCAACCACAGCCCGCTGTGGCTTGGATGTTCCCTTGTCCACTCTGGGTCCTGCAGTCATTATCTTCCATGAGACTGTGCACACCAAGCTACTGGGCTCCG ATCACCCCTCTGAGGCGCCTGAAAAACTCATCCAGGATCGCTTCCGGAAACTGAGCCGCTTTCCCGAAGCCTTCAGCTCAATCCACTACAAGGGAACGAGGACTTACAATCCCCCCACAGACTTCTCGGGACTTAGGAGAGCTGTGGAGTACCAGCTGGAGAACAATACCACCCGTTCCCCACGACAACCTGGGGTTATCTTCAAAGCGTTGAAA GCACTGAGCGACCGGTTCAGCGGTGAGATTCCTGATGACCAGATGGCTCACAGCTCCTTCTTTCCGGATGAGTATTTCACCTGCTCTACTGTATGCCTCAGCTGTGG GTGTGGCTGTAAGAACAGTATGAACCATGCGAAAGAAGGAGTTCCTCATGAAGCCAAAAGCCGCTGCAGATACTCCCACCAGTACGATAACAGAGTCTATACCTGCAAG GCTTGTTACGAGCGTGGGAAGGAAGTCAATGTGGTGCCAAAAACATCTGCTTCCACTGATTCTCCTTGGATGGGCCTTGCCAAGTACGCCTGGTCAGG GTATGTGATTGAGTGCCCCAACTGTGGAGTGGTATACCGCAGCCGGCAGTACTGGTTCGGGAACCAAGATCCTGTGGACACAGTGGTGAGGACAGAAATTGAGCACGTCTGGCCAGGA ACAGATGGATTTCTGAAAGACAACAACAATGCAGCTCAGCGCCTGTTGGATGGGATGAATTTCATGGCACAGTCTGTGTCTGAGCTCAGCCTGGGACCCACAAAAGCTGTGACCTCTTGGCTGACGGACCAGATTGCCCCTGCCTACTGGAGACCCAACTCTCAAATCCTG AATTGCAACAAGTGTGGCACATCCTTTAAAGATAATGATACTAAACATCACTGTCGGGCCTGCGGGGAGGGCTTCTGCGATGGCTGCTCTTCCAAGACCCGCCCCGTCCCTGAGCGGGGCTGGGGACCGGCGCCAGTGAGAGTGTGTGACAACTGCCTTGACAGCAGGGGCATCCGGTTAG ATGTGCCCGAGTCACAGACAGAGGAAGAAGGTGGGACGCTGATCGCCAGGAAGGTTGGTGAGGCAGTGCAGAAcactcttggagctgtggtgaCTGCCATAGACATTCCACTAG GGCTTGTGAAAGATGCTGCTAGACCTGCTTACTGGGTGCCGGATCATGAAATCCTGCACTGCCACAACTGCCAGAAGGAGTTCAACATCAAGCTCTCTAAACACCACTGTCGAGCCTGCGGCCAGGGATTCTGCGATGAATGTTCAAACGAGCGCCGAGCAGTCCCTTCCCGCGGATGGGATCATCCAGTGCGAGTCTGTTTTAACTGCAATAAGAAACCCGGCGATCTTTAA